In Luteolibacter rhizosphaerae, the genomic window GCGTCGGAACCCTTGAAGTCGGTGCCACGGGCGCGGGAGATGTCGCGCTGCAGCTCGGTCTTCCGGTTGTTGAGATACTTCTGGTGGTCCTTCGCGGACTTGTACTCGAAGTTCTCGCGCAGGTCGCCGTATTCGCGGGCGATCGAAATATCTTTGGTATTCTGCGGGATGCGGTTGCGAATGATGTCGTCCAGCTCCGCCTTCTTCTTCTCGAGGCTCGGCCAGGAAACGACGAGTTCCTGCTCCTTCTTGGCGCCGTGGCCGCTGACCAGCTCGCCGGTCTCCGGCTTCGCCTTGATCACGCGGGCCATCAGGGACTTGCGGTCGAGATCGCTGAAGACCGGGCACTCCATCAGGCGGCGGCCGAAGTTCCGCGCCTCGTTCACGTCCATATTGCCGACGATGTCGCCCAGGAGGTTCTTGTCCTCCGAGAGCAGCGTCTGCAGGCGGGTGGTTTTGCGCGGGCCGTCGCTGAGGTGATCGGTTTCGAGCAGGTTCAGGATGCAGGCACCCACCTCGCCGCTGAAAATGCCGGAGGCGGTATCGTTGCGTTCGCGGCAGACCCAGATCAGCGCGTCGGTGCCGAGCGAGCGGCGGGCCAGAGCGGAGATCAGGTGAGCCTCCAGGGTCTTCATGTGACCCTTCTCCTCCAGCAGCTTGGCGATTTCCGCCACACCGCGGGAGCCGACCTTATCGAAGATGGAGGTGAGCACATCCACCCAGCGATCGCCGAAAGCCGCCGGGAACTGCTCGTAGATCGCACGCTGACGACCGGACGAAAGTGCGGTCAGGGCGTCGGACAAGCGGTTCTCCTCGGAGGCCAGCAGGTCGGAAAGACGCAGCGACTCCGGCGGCAGTTCGATGCCCTTGAAGGCGGCCACCAGCTCATCGCGGGCCGAGAGAAGCTCGAGCGCAGGCCCGAGGTTGATCCGCACGCTCTTCGCGGCGGACTCGTTGATGCCGGAGAGCAGGCGCTGCAGCGCGGACGGATCGTCCTTGAAGAGCGCGAGATCGAGCGTGATCGCCTCCAACGCCTTCGACATCGTCTTGAGGTCACGGGCTTGCTCGAAGTCGGACACCAGCGCATCGGCCGGGCTCATGTCACCGGCACGCAGGGCCAGAGGCTCGGTGCGGCGCGAAGGGACCACCACCCGCTTGCTGTCGCGCAGGGCGCGCTTGGCGGAGTCCCACCACTTGCGGAAGTCATTCGCCGGGATCACCGCGCCGGACAACTCCTTCTCAAGCGCGTCCACCGACATGATGCCGCCGTGGCTCTGGAGGAGATGAACGACCAGCCCGACCGGGTCGGACTTGGCCAAGGCGCGCAGTTCTTCGAGCTGCTCGACCTTCTTCGCGCGGAAATCGCCGGGTTCGAGCGGTTCGGTCCGCTGGATCGCGAACTGGAGGTCCATCACCTGACCACTGCTTTGCTCGAAGTCGATCGTGACCTTCTTCGAGGGAAGGTCCCATTCAACGATCTTCCCTGCCCCCCAAGCTTTGTGGAGACAGAATTTACCGGGGGAAAGCTGGTCGAGACGCCCCGCCACGGCTTGATTGATTCTTCCGGCGTCGAGCAATTTCGCCAAATCTGGATGCATGCCCGGGCAAAATGGGAAGCGGGGCTAAAAAACGCAAGGCCCTTCCCATCAATTCACCTGTCATCACTTCTTCACCTCGACCGGATCCACCGTCGTCAGGCGCGCGCGGGGCGGGCGGGAAGGCAGCGGGGTGCCAGAGCGGCTGGCTAAAGTGCGCTCCAAAGTGACCACGCGGATCTTCCAAGGCTCAGGCACCAAGATGACACCCTTCTCATCCCGCAGGGGCCCGCGGTAGATCGCGGCACCATCGGATGAAACCACCTGCACCTCCTTCACGGAGCCCACGATCGTCAGGATCGCCTTGCCATCCTTGGCCTCGATCTCGGCGGTGCTGGCCGCGGGATTCAGCACCTTCATCGGCACATCGGAGAGTTCCCCGGCATCCAGCTTGGCGCGGAGCTGATCTTCGGGAACCCGGCCCAAGATAACCGGTAGATCAAGCGACTGGCCGGAGCGGAAAATCGCGAGCTTGGTTTCGTCCCCCTCCTTGCGCAGCCGCAGCAGCGTGAAGAGCTGGGCCTCGTTCGCGATCCACTGGTCACCCAGCTTCCAGAGAATGTCGTAGGGCTTCACTCCAGCCTTCTCCGCCGGGCTACCGGACTCCACCGAGGTGATCATGAAGCCGATTCCCGGCGGCAGCGCCGGCACTTGCGCGCGGATGGCATCGTCCAGACGCCCCACCGTGAAGCCCAGCCAAGGCATGGACTTGGGCACCGCCACCTCCGGAGCAACCGGAGCCGCGGCGGCATTCTGCGGACGCGCTTCCTCGGCGGTGGCGAAACCGGTGAGGGAGAACAGCAGCAGGGTAGTGAGCTTCATGGACATCAGAAAGTATTCACCGGGCGCAGGATCACTTCCTCCTGCGGTTGGGAGACCAGCACTTCATAGCCCGTCTCCACATCCTTCACCCGTTCTTGATTCACCAGGCGCACGCGCCAGGCACGGTGGGTCACCCCATCCGCCTCGGAGGTCCAGCCTTCCGGCTCGGCGCTCTCCACATGCTGGCTCTGGGCCAGCACCACGAAGCTTTCCTCATCGCCCGCAGGAGCAGGATCCGCGATCGCAACTCCGCCAGACTTCACGCTTTCCGTCTCCGGGAGCACCAGCGCCAGCGTGATGGCCGCCGCAGCGGTGCCGATGCCGCTGATCCAGCCCCAAGGCTTGGCCCGGCGTGACTGCGGCATCTCCACGATGACCTCTTCTCCCTCGGCAGCGGCGAGGCTGTCGATCAGGTCGTCCAGCGAGCGTTGCCCCCGTTCGCTGATGGCGGACGGGACCAGACGGGCGAGCGCCTTCTCGATATCTTCAGGCGATTCCATGGCGTTCCTCCTTCAGTCGGCGCATGTCCTGCGCGAGTTGTTCCAGCGCGTAACGG contains:
- a CDS encoding PDZ domain-containing protein, translated to MKLTTLLLFSLTGFATAEEARPQNAAAAPVAPEVAVPKSMPWLGFTVGRLDDAIRAQVPALPPGIGFMITSVESGSPAEKAGVKPYDILWKLGDQWIANEAQLFTLLRLRKEGDETKLAIFRSGQSLDLPVILGRVPEDQLRAKLDAGELSDVPMKVLNPAASTAEIEAKDGKAILTIVGSVKEVQVVSSDGAAIYRGPLRDEKGVILVPEPWKIRVVTLERTLASRSGTPLPSRPPRARLTTVDPVEVKK
- a CDS encoding GreA/GreB family elongation factor; the encoded protein is MHPDLAKLLDAGRINQAVAGRLDQLSPGKFCLHKAWGAGKIVEWDLPSKKVTIDFEQSSGQVMDLQFAIQRTEPLEPGDFRAKKVEQLEELRALAKSDPVGLVVHLLQSHGGIMSVDALEKELSGAVIPANDFRKWWDSAKRALRDSKRVVVPSRRTEPLALRAGDMSPADALVSDFEQARDLKTMSKALEAITLDLALFKDDPSALQRLLSGINESAAKSVRINLGPALELLSARDELVAAFKGIELPPESLRLSDLLASEENRLSDALTALSSGRQRAIYEQFPAAFGDRWVDVLTSIFDKVGSRGVAEIAKLLEEKGHMKTLEAHLISALARRSLGTDALIWVCRERNDTASGIFSGEVGACILNLLETDHLSDGPRKTTRLQTLLSEDKNLLGDIVGNMDVNEARNFGRRLMECPVFSDLDRKSLMARVIKAKPETGELVSGHGAKKEQELVVSWPSLEKKKAELDDIIRNRIPQNTKDISIAREYGDLRENFEYKSAKDHQKYLNNRKTELQRDISRARGTDFKGSDATAVNIGTVVTLKREDGDIATYTVLGAWDSDPEKRELSYLSELGAALLNKKPGDTVQVRDQATEVMHSYTIQSIAAVNP